From a single Candidatus Bathyarchaeota archaeon genomic region:
- a CDS encoding glycosyltransferase, whose protein sequence is MSQVELSFVVPAYNEESYIEDMLGTIDAVIADKQLPYEIVVVDDGSKDKTLTKAKRYAGKNGHVRIVTYRKNVGKGYAVKTGFLNANGSIVVFADSDLEIDLTTISKYLEALKDGDIVIASKRHNNSKVNVPLSRRILSEGFNGLVRLLTGIPLKDTQSGLKAMKKSAFIDIFPRLAVKRYAFDVELLAVAHLKGLKVVEMPVNINLDAKFKPTEICHMFLDLLGIAYRLRIIHWYQRSVVKKNGLQNMVSFVFRE, encoded by the coding sequence ATGAGTCAAGTAGAATTATCATTTGTCGTTCCCGCATACAACGAAGAAAGCTACATCGAAGACATGCTTGGAACAATAGATGCAGTTATAGCAGATAAACAACTGCCCTACGAAATAGTAGTAGTCGACGATGGCAGCAAAGACAAAACCCTAACAAAAGCAAAAAGATATGCAGGAAAAAACGGACACGTTCGAATAGTAACTTATAGAAAAAATGTGGGAAAAGGTTACGCTGTAAAAACAGGTTTCTTAAATGCCAACGGAAGCATCGTTGTCTTCGCAGATAGTGACTTAGAAATAGACTTAACAACAATTTCCAAATACCTTGAAGCATTAAAAGATGGCGATATCGTCATAGCCTCAAAGAGACACAATAACTCCAAAGTAAATGTTCCCCTTTCCAGAAGAATATTAAGCGAAGGCTTTAACGGGTTAGTTCGTTTATTGACAGGGATTCCACTTAAAGACACCCAATCAGGACTTAAAGCCATGAAAAAAAGTGCTTTTATAGACATTTTTCCAAGACTAGCCGTCAAACGTTACGCCTTCGACGTTGAATTATTAGCCGTAGCACATCTGAAGGGTCTAAAAGTTGTAGAAATGCCTGTAAACATCAATTTAGACGCTAAATTCAAACCAACCGAAATATGCCACATGTTCCTTGATTTACTTGGAATAGCCTACAGGCTCAGAATTATACATTGGTATCAGCGTTCCGTAGTAAAAAAGAACGGTCTGCAAAACATGGTCTCTTTTGTTTTTCGTGAATAA
- a CDS encoding DUF3131 domain-containing protein — translation MKLGNAEKNRNQIHFRTVWTNKKNGGFWHFSKIEKIIIGITISAILLVSAFGFIMNTKKPAPTEFVPVVNDPTATPSATQTISPSPTTTRKPTHVPSSAGGVPTIDPQINKPAGLIESSPYLNSTVWKAVAANAWAYYQVGRGVDSTTGLPASGYGWNYFTDWDLGVYIQAVIDAEKIGLITKTGEWGATARLEKVIRFLETRELNSTTKVPYWFYASDGKGYLTQNGVDVIDTGTLFVALYNLKTYMPSLASRIDSFVYNSYGNRTDYAALVPLLKDFVNSPSVYSYYCASGFAFFWPNELETVPGKILDKMYSGNVTTYGVTLPKAEISCEPLLYSFFQLPSNDRIRKLMNDTYLAHEARYNSTGQYVAFSEGDSQYGFIWEWVVRASGDTWQISNSEKLIDINPIIYSKVSLSFLAIYNSTFAKEMSIYLEKVSPDPKNGYYHGADFNTDPSLATVLDKMGGNTNALILAAAKYALRV, via the coding sequence ATGAAGCTCGGTAACGCGGAAAAAAACAGAAATCAAATACACTTTAGAACCGTATGGACAAATAAAAAAAATGGTGGCTTTTGGCACTTCAGTAAAATAGAAAAAATCATAATCGGCATCACAATCTCCGCGATACTTTTAGTTTCTGCATTCGGATTCATAATGAACACCAAAAAACCTGCCCCAACCGAGTTTGTTCCCGTTGTGAACGACCCAACCGCTACGCCCAGCGCAACTCAGACTATCAGTCCAAGTCCAACAACCACGCGGAAACCCACACATGTCCCATCTTCTGCAGGGGGAGTGCCCACAATTGACCCCCAAATAAACAAACCAGCTGGATTAATCGAGTCTTCACCCTACCTTAACAGCACCGTTTGGAAGGCAGTGGCTGCGAACGCTTGGGCATACTACCAAGTTGGCAGAGGAGTCGACTCCACCACTGGGCTTCCAGCTTCAGGATACGGCTGGAATTACTTTACTGATTGGGACTTAGGTGTGTACATTCAAGCAGTGATAGATGCTGAAAAAATAGGTTTGATAACTAAAACAGGTGAATGGGGAGCCACTGCGCGTTTAGAAAAAGTTATCCGCTTTCTTGAAACTCGAGAACTTAACAGTACAACCAAGGTTCCATATTGGTTCTATGCATCGGACGGAAAAGGATACTTAACCCAAAACGGCGTAGACGTAATCGATACTGGCACGTTGTTTGTTGCTCTATATAACCTCAAAACTTACATGCCCTCTCTTGCTTCACGTATAGATAGTTTTGTTTATAATAGTTACGGCAATCGAACAGACTATGCAGCTCTAGTTCCACTGCTTAAGGATTTTGTTAACTCTCCAAGTGTGTATTCTTACTACTGTGCAAGTGGTTTTGCTTTCTTTTGGCCTAATGAGCTTGAAACAGTGCCTGGTAAAATACTCGATAAAATGTATTCCGGAAATGTTACAACATACGGCGTTACTTTACCAAAGGCAGAAATTTCATGTGAACCGTTGCTATACTCTTTTTTCCAATTGCCCTCAAATGATAGGATACGAAAACTTATGAACGATACGTATTTGGCTCATGAAGCGAGATACAACTCAACGGGTCAATATGTAGCTTTTAGTGAAGGCGACAGTCAATACGGATTTATCTGGGAGTGGGTTGTACGTGCCAGTGGAGACACGTGGCAAATATCAAATAGTGAGAAACTTATTGATATTAACCCCATAATCTACAGCAAAGTATCTCTAAGCTTTCTAGCTATTTACAACTCCACTTTTGCAAAAGAAATGAGTATATACCTAGAGAAAGTCTCCCCAGACCCGAAAAATGGATACTACCACGGAGCAGACTTCAACACCGACCCCTCACTAGCAACAGTGCTTGATAAAATGGGCGGAAATACTAATGCGCTCATATTGGCGGCAGCAAAATACGCTCTCCGTGTTTGA
- a CDS encoding glycosyltransferase family 2 protein, with the protein MVIFEITSIILLALLLFWSIYNGSIIYVGIRNKRRNQSQTQPLHTPQALPSYSLIIPTKNEESVIRRCLDGILNIDYPKEKLQVIVVDGNSTDSTIEICNEFKQKNPQTFQIITEQNTRGKPAALNLALTHATGDIVAVFDADSVPEPDVLTKASAYFNDQKIMAIQGMTTSINEKSNILTRVISMEEKAWFRMLMGGREKLQLFVPLTGSCQFVRRTVLQELGGWDDNSLTEDVELALRLVEKNHLIKYVPDICSGQETPASLKSLFKQRVRWYRGYMETAIKYGRLLNNINKRTIDAEISLGGPFMMVVSLLSYINWFFVAIFLSQSTPVLNFTGLIIALTAVSLATIGIALISTERPVRLKNILWIPSIYIYWLIQMVIAGWAFLKLVFRRRRDWTKTTKTGSIHRGTVQGGLFS; encoded by the coding sequence ATGGTCATCTTCGAAATAACATCAATCATTCTATTAGCGCTCCTGCTATTTTGGTCAATCTACAACGGCTCCATCATCTACGTGGGGATCAGAAACAAACGAAGAAACCAATCACAAACACAACCCCTACACACCCCACAAGCACTCCCCAGTTACTCACTTATAATTCCCACAAAAAACGAAGAATCAGTCATCCGCCGCTGCTTAGACGGCATACTAAACATAGATTACCCAAAAGAAAAACTCCAAGTTATAGTCGTCGATGGAAACTCGACAGATTCCACCATAGAAATATGCAACGAATTCAAACAAAAAAATCCCCAAACCTTCCAAATCATCACAGAACAAAACACCCGCGGCAAACCCGCAGCACTAAACCTCGCATTAACACATGCAACAGGCGACATAGTGGCAGTTTTTGACGCCGACAGCGTCCCCGAACCAGACGTACTAACAAAAGCCAGCGCCTACTTCAACGACCAAAAAATCATGGCAATACAAGGCATGACCACATCTATAAACGAAAAAAGCAACATACTAACCCGCGTCATCTCGATGGAAGAAAAAGCCTGGTTCAGAATGCTCATGGGTGGACGAGAAAAACTCCAACTATTCGTCCCACTAACGGGAAGCTGCCAATTCGTCAGAAGAACAGTCCTCCAAGAGTTAGGCGGCTGGGACGACAACTCCCTAACAGAAGACGTAGAATTAGCCCTACGACTCGTCGAAAAAAACCACCTGATAAAATACGTCCCCGACATCTGCTCAGGCCAAGAAACACCTGCAAGCCTAAAAAGCCTATTCAAACAGCGAGTCAGATGGTACAGAGGATACATGGAAACAGCCATAAAATACGGACGACTGCTCAACAACATAAACAAACGCACCATAGACGCGGAAATCTCTCTGGGCGGGCCTTTCATGATGGTTGTTTCACTGTTAAGCTACATTAACTGGTTTTTTGTGGCGATTTTCCTCTCTCAAAGCACCCCCGTGCTGAACTTTACGGGGCTAATAATAGCCTTGACCGCAGTTTCCTTAGCAACCATCGGCATAGCATTAATTTCCACAGAAAGACCCGTCAGGTTGAAGAATATCCTTTGGATTCCTTCAATCTACATTTACTGGTTAATTCAAATGGTGATTGCAGGCTGGGCGTTCCTTAAACTGGTGTTTAGGCGCCGAAGAGACTGGACGAAAACCACAAAAACAGGCTCAATCCACAGAGGCACAGTTCAAGGTGGACTCTTTTCTTGA
- a CDS encoding matrixin family metalloprotease, with protein sequence MKFSAIMLAFILCLAACFSGDVAVGQDGDTYSLQLQGYVWNHSTLSALVVTTENESWWNPSYVNDTLRAVGQWNNALEAYAGNYTDYAYLANLKINPRVSSEIRPGYDLYISWVESSISNMSDEVGLAQTFIRGDNTIINCTITLAAKTNHGVALSATDMQNIALHEVGHGLGLGHSNYTGDLMYSLYRLGDSPVAVSTLNVYGVAAVFGWMPNPSGFLPISGWFKQNSVSLSAQNYGYLWVAPENSPPQSLADNVVVQFLVLMWGLLLHPEIGLPVVGLILLFVVLVLIPRKRKPTVKVDS encoded by the coding sequence ATGAAGTTTTCAGCGATTATGTTAGCGTTTATTCTTTGTTTGGCTGCTTGCTTTAGCGGTGATGTTGCGGTTGGGCAGGATGGGGATACATATTCTCTGCAGCTTCAAGGCTACGTTTGGAACCACTCGACGCTGTCAGCGCTGGTTGTAACTACAGAGAATGAATCGTGGTGGAACCCATCCTACGTCAACGACACACTTCGAGCGGTCGGGCAATGGAACAACGCCCTCGAAGCGTACGCGGGCAACTACACCGATTACGCTTACCTTGCGAACCTAAAAATCAACCCGCGTGTCTCCAGTGAAATTCGACCCGGCTACGACCTCTACATTTCATGGGTTGAATCCTCGATAAGCAATATGTCTGATGAGGTGGGGTTGGCTCAGACTTTTATCCGCGGCGACAACACCATAATAAACTGCACCATAACTCTTGCCGCTAAAACCAATCACGGTGTCGCCCTCAGCGCTACAGATATGCAGAATATCGCGTTACATGAGGTGGGACATGGATTAGGGCTGGGTCACAGCAACTATACAGGCGATTTGATGTATTCACTGTACCGTTTGGGTGATTCGCCAGTTGCAGTTTCAACTTTGAACGTCTATGGCGTGGCGGCTGTTTTCGGGTGGATGCCTAACCCGTCGGGGTTTTTGCCCATCAGCGGCTGGTTCAAGCAGAACTCGGTTTCTTTGTCGGCTCAAAATTATGGTTACTTGTGGGTGGCGCCAGAGAATTCTCCGCCGCAGTCATTAGCTGATAATGTTGTGGTTCAGTTTTTGGTTTTGATGTGGGGGCTTTTGTTGCATCCTGAAATCGGGTTACCCGTGGTTGGTTTAATTTTGCTTTTTGTTGTTTTAGTCCTTATTCCAAGAAAAAGGAAGCCGACCGTTAAGGTTGACTCATGA
- a CDS encoding MBL fold metallo-hydrolase yields the protein MYFRQIQLHGDNFSYLIADTETKETAVVDPSYNASEIIKTIKTQNLKLKYIINTHGHSDHTAGNTELKALFAAQTVAHKQTKLDSDLKVEDGDTLTVGKIPIKIIHTPGHTPDSICLLIANEKLLTGDTLFVGECGRTDLPGGNAKNLYDSLFNKLLKLDDSIEVYPGHDYGRMPFSTIGKERKTNYVLKPRTQSEFIEFMSQP from the coding sequence ATGTATTTTAGGCAAATCCAACTACACGGCGACAACTTCTCATACCTCATAGCTGATACAGAAACCAAAGAAACCGCAGTCGTTGACCCCAGCTATAACGCCTCTGAAATAATCAAAACCATAAAAACCCAAAACCTGAAACTAAAATACATAATCAACACCCATGGGCACTCAGACCACACCGCAGGCAACACCGAATTAAAAGCCCTCTTTGCCGCCCAAACAGTTGCCCATAAACAAACAAAACTGGACAGCGACCTAAAAGTCGAAGACGGCGACACCTTAACCGTCGGCAAAATCCCAATAAAAATCATCCATACCCCCGGCCACACCCCAGACAGCATCTGCCTGCTAATAGCCAACGAGAAACTCTTAACTGGTGACACACTTTTCGTTGGCGAATGCGGCAGAACCGACTTGCCAGGCGGAAATGCAAAAAATCTTTACGACAGCCTTTTTAACAAACTTTTAAAACTCGACGATTCAATCGAGGTATACCCTGGACACGACTACGGTCGAATGCCTTTCTCGACCATCGGCAAAGAAAGAAAAACCAACTACGTCCTAAAACCACGAACCCAAAGCGAATTCATCGAATTCATGAGTCAACCTTAA
- a CDS encoding HD domain-containing protein, with amino-acid sequence MDINKLWQLATPILENNDFGVSHTQRVFEIAKQNFPVKPELQDLTYASIILHDIGGCTIKDQYEKGPQIATQLLKQLNCPDTFIKQVCQIIATHHDHPDNPSEPFLALYDADKLVMLTPQEYPYYNAREGFNWNKIVSLIYSKKGQELAKSWLTQRQKEQR; translated from the coding sequence ATGGATATCAACAAACTTTGGCAGCTAGCAACACCTATCTTGGAGAACAACGACTTCGGAGTATCACATACACAACGGGTTTTTGAGATCGCAAAACAAAACTTCCCAGTAAAACCCGAACTCCAAGACTTAACCTACGCCTCCATCATCCTCCACGACATCGGCGGCTGCACAATCAAAGACCAATACGAAAAAGGCCCCCAAATCGCCACCCAACTCCTAAAACAACTAAACTGCCCAGACACATTCATCAAACAAGTCTGCCAAATCATCGCCACCCACCACGACCACCCCGACAACCCCTCCGAACCCTTCCTCGCCCTCTACGACGCCGACAAACTCGTCATGCTCACCCCCCAAGAATACCCCTACTACAACGCCCGCGAAGGCTTCAACTGGAACAAAATCGTATCGCTGATTTATTCAAAAAAAGGGCAGGAACTGGCAAAAAGCTGGCTGACGCAGAGACAGAAAGAGCAGCGGTGA
- a CDS encoding DUF72 domain-containing protein, with amino-acid sequence MPKLHLGTIGWSYNFWKGNFYPAKTASKDYLSYYANQFNTVEVDSTFYRIPTQQTIQNWAAQTPEDFLFALKFPQLITHIKMLKNCQPETETFLNRVAFLEQKIGPLLLQFPPTFTAQHFADLADYIQKLPKNHRYVVEVRNKSWLTPEFYSLLRENGVALAWADNAIMAEVREVTGAFLYIRWEGTRQTVNGTLGKLEIDKTADLTLWAEKLKPFLSKTEVFGYFAKYYSGFPPKDISTLSALIDTQPKAGDEAKQLLSSYF; translated from the coding sequence ATGCCTAAGCTGCATCTGGGCACGATTGGCTGGAGCTACAACTTTTGGAAGGGCAACTTTTACCCCGCCAAAACAGCCTCCAAAGACTACCTCTCCTACTACGCTAACCAATTCAACACGGTAGAAGTTGACAGCACATTCTACCGCATCCCAACCCAGCAAACAATCCAAAACTGGGCAGCCCAGACCCCCGAGGATTTCCTGTTTGCACTCAAATTTCCCCAGCTTATAACCCATATCAAAATGCTCAAAAACTGCCAACCCGAAACAGAAACCTTCCTAAACCGCGTTGCATTTTTAGAGCAAAAAATTGGCCCGCTCCTTCTTCAATTCCCGCCAACATTCACTGCACAGCACTTCGCCGATTTAGCCGATTATATTCAAAAACTGCCCAAAAATCATCGCTACGTAGTTGAAGTCAGAAACAAAAGCTGGTTAACCCCCGAATTTTACAGTTTGCTACGTGAGAACGGAGTCGCTTTGGCATGGGCAGACAACGCCATCATGGCTGAGGTCAGAGAAGTGACTGGCGCTTTTCTGTATATACGCTGGGAAGGCACTCGACAAACCGTTAACGGCACATTGGGCAAACTCGAGATCGACAAAACTGCTGACTTAACCCTGTGGGCTGAAAAACTCAAGCCATTTTTAAGCAAAACAGAGGTTTTTGGCTACTTCGCAAAATACTACTCAGGCTTCCCGCCAAAAGACATATCAACACTTTCTGCACTGATCGATACGCAACCTAAAGCTGGCGATGAAGCGAAACAGCTTTTATCCAGTTACTTCTAA
- the ligD gene encoding non-homologous end-joining DNA ligase, translating to MTRSRLYRPMLALDTQKAFTDAEWIFEIKWDGFRAIAYVEEPFSLRSRNGKELKQNFPELQQLTSLGRDIVVDGEIVVMQQGVPDFQALLKRGQAVSAGEIQRQMQRAPAVYVVFDILEKGGEPLLDLPLMERKAILKDALKEGSNVLLCDYIEEKGEAYFGLILEKGLEGVVAKRKDSRYEEGLRTGSWLKIKKLKTCDCIIFGYTRGENVRQQTFGALLLGLYDKSKQPVYVGKVGTGFTEQTLRTLMAKFQKITTDAAPFEPEKGDVVTWLEPKLVCEVAYQVVTKDGKLRMARFKRLREDKPPEQCTLDQLTPTQPTTQTAETPKPQPPTEEKLSEYTSKRNFQQTPEPKGTNKTKEPQIYVIQEHHARQLHWDLRLEKDGVLKSWAVPKGIPQTSNVRHLAVETEDHPYEYASFEGEIPKGQYGAGTVKIWDKGHFDVKLWEKDKIEVNLHGQRLEGRYVLVRLKTSEDQKNWLLLKGKDSHA from the coding sequence ATGACCCGCAGCCGCCTCTACCGCCCCATGCTTGCACTCGACACGCAGAAAGCCTTCACCGACGCTGAGTGGATTTTCGAAATTAAATGGGACGGTTTCCGCGCCATCGCCTATGTGGAGGAGCCGTTTAGTTTGCGGAGCCGCAACGGTAAAGAACTGAAGCAGAATTTCCCTGAACTGCAGCAATTGACAAGCTTGGGCAGAGACATCGTGGTGGACGGCGAAATCGTCGTGATGCAGCAGGGTGTACCTGACTTCCAAGCGCTTCTCAAACGTGGACAAGCAGTTTCGGCGGGTGAAATCCAGCGGCAAATGCAACGCGCACCAGCGGTCTACGTAGTTTTTGATATTCTAGAAAAGGGCGGTGAGCCGCTTTTGGACTTGCCCTTGATGGAGCGCAAAGCTATCCTCAAAGACGCGCTAAAAGAAGGCTCAAACGTGCTTCTCTGCGACTACATCGAAGAAAAAGGGGAAGCCTACTTTGGGCTGATTTTGGAGAAGGGGCTGGAGGGGGTTGTCGCGAAACGCAAGGACAGCCGATACGAGGAAGGTTTACGCACAGGTAGTTGGCTAAAGATAAAGAAGCTAAAAACCTGTGACTGCATCATCTTTGGTTACACCCGAGGTGAAAACGTGCGGCAGCAAACGTTTGGCGCTTTGCTGTTGGGGCTCTACGACAAGAGCAAGCAGCCTGTTTATGTGGGCAAAGTGGGCACAGGCTTCACCGAACAAACACTCCGCACCTTAATGGCTAAATTCCAGAAAATAACCACGGATGCTGCGCCTTTTGAGCCTGAAAAAGGCGACGTAGTCACTTGGCTGGAGCCCAAACTCGTCTGTGAAGTCGCCTATCAAGTTGTAACAAAGGATGGAAAACTAAGAATGGCACGTTTCAAAAGATTAAGAGAAGACAAACCACCCGAACAATGCACCCTCGACCAACTAACACCCACACAACCCACAACACAAACAGCAGAAACCCCCAAACCCCAACCACCCACAGAAGAAAAACTCTCCGAATACACATCAAAACGCAATTTCCAACAAACCCCCGAACCCAAAGGAACCAACAAAACCAAAGAACCCCAAATCTACGTCATCCAAGAACACCACGCGCGCCAACTTCACTGGGACCTCCGACTCGAAAAAGACGGCGTCTTGAAAAGTTGGGCGGTTCCTAAAGGCATCCCCCAAACCAGCAACGTACGTCACCTCGCTGTAGAAACCGAGGACCACCCTTACGAATACGCCAGTTTTGAGGGTGAAATCCCAAAGGGGCAATACGGGGCGGGGACAGTGAAAATCTGGGACAAAGGCCACTTTGACGTAAAGCTTTGGGAGAAAGACAAAATCGAAGTCAACCTGCACGGTCAGCGTCTTGAAGGCCGCTATGTTCTGGTTCGTCTCAAAACATCCGAGGACCAAAAGAATTGGTTGCTGCTGAAGGGAAAAGACAGCCATGCCTAA
- a CDS encoding Ku protein — protein sequence MTEQENLEATQTEKSSAAAPSRSIWSGSITIGLVNVPVKLYSMIYDKGVAFHFLHKKDGHPLKYVKMCTKDDQIVPWNEVVRGYEVAKNEYITFEKAELDAVRPESGKRIRISKFVDYFSVDPIYFDRTYALLPDKSKDAYSLLLKALEKTNKAGAARITLRTKEYPALLHTYKGALVLTTLRYAYDVVDPRDFEKLGKLPEPEKSELDLAVKIVKDLSGDFDIAEFEDTYMQRVQKLVEQKMKGEKITVEKAPEVEAKNLMVALRETLKQLEKK from the coding sequence ATGACTGAGCAAGAAAACCTCGAGGCGACCCAAACTGAGAAATCCAGCGCCGCCGCGCCCAGCCGCTCAATATGGTCAGGCTCAATAACCATTGGACTGGTCAATGTTCCCGTAAAATTGTACTCGATGATTTACGATAAAGGCGTAGCTTTCCATTTTCTACATAAAAAGGATGGACACCCACTTAAGTACGTGAAAATGTGCACCAAAGATGACCAAATCGTGCCTTGGAATGAGGTTGTCCGCGGTTACGAAGTCGCCAAAAACGAATACATAACCTTCGAAAAAGCAGAGCTTGATGCTGTGCGGCCTGAATCTGGCAAACGCATCCGCATAAGCAAATTCGTCGATTACTTCTCCGTTGACCCCATCTACTTCGACCGCACCTACGCACTTTTGCCTGACAAAAGCAAAGACGCCTACAGCCTGTTGCTAAAAGCGCTTGAGAAAACCAATAAAGCAGGCGCTGCACGCATAACGCTGCGCACCAAAGAGTACCCTGCACTGTTGCACACTTACAAAGGGGCGTTGGTGCTGACGACTCTGCGCTACGCTTACGATGTGGTTGACCCACGGGATTTCGAAAAATTGGGAAAGCTGCCTGAACCAGAGAAATCTGAATTGGACTTGGCAGTAAAAATCGTCAAAGACCTCTCAGGCGACTTCGACATAGCCGAATTCGAAGACACCTACATGCAGCGCGTCCAGAAACTGGTGGAGCAGAAAATGAAAGGCGAAAAAATCACAGTTGAAAAAGCTCCCGAAGTCGAAGCCAAAAACCTCATGGTTGCCCTGCGTGAGACCCTAAAGCAGCTGGAAAAGAAATGA
- the ligD gene encoding non-homologous end-joining DNA ligase — protein sequence MEDLDELKQLTKVELKNLDKVFYPEAKVTKAMVIEYYIRMAPKILPVIANRPLVLTRYPDGINGESSFYEKNAPEGTPRWVQLYPIYSSTSKRDVRYIVCNDLDTLIWLANMAALEIHMPFSTTTDIDKPDLLFFDLDPEPPATLSDAAEVALQLKDKLNGMGLSAFVKTSGKKGLHVVIPIEPRYSFEQARAFVHKIGVELAKENSLVVSEFKDTKKPGKVFADYLQNSPMRTMVIPYSLRPTPNASASTPLEWSEVKKGLNPADYTIFSVPQRRADPWRDLFQKRHQLEI from the coding sequence ATGGAAGACCTTGACGAGTTAAAACAGTTAACGAAGGTAGAGCTAAAAAACTTGGACAAGGTCTTCTACCCCGAAGCTAAAGTCACTAAAGCCATGGTCATCGAGTACTACATTCGCATGGCACCCAAAATTCTCCCCGTCATCGCCAACCGCCCCCTCGTCTTAACCCGCTACCCCGACGGTATAAACGGAGAAAGCAGCTTCTACGAAAAAAACGCGCCCGAAGGCACCCCCCGCTGGGTCCAACTCTACCCCATCTACTCATCGACTTCGAAACGGGATGTCCGCTACATCGTCTGCAACGACCTTGACACCCTAATTTGGCTGGCGAACATGGCGGCGCTGGAAATCCACATGCCCTTCTCCACCACCACAGACATAGACAAGCCTGACTTGCTCTTCTTCGACTTGGACCCTGAACCACCCGCCACCCTCAGCGACGCCGCCGAAGTCGCCCTGCAACTAAAAGACAAACTTAACGGTATGGGTCTATCGGCTTTCGTTAAAACCTCGGGCAAAAAAGGGCTGCATGTCGTTATCCCTATTGAGCCGCGTTACAGTTTTGAGCAGGCACGGGCATTTGTGCATAAAATCGGCGTCGAACTCGCCAAAGAAAACAGCTTGGTAGTCTCTGAATTCAAGGACACCAAGAAACCTGGCAAAGTTTTTGCGGATTATCTGCAGAATTCGCCTATGCGCACCATGGTTATCCCCTACAGTCTCCGCCCCACACCCAACGCTTCAGCCTCAACCCCCTTGGAGTGGAGTGAAGTTAAGAAAGGGCTAAATCCAGCGGACTACACCATCTTTAGTGTCCCCCAACGCAGGGCGGATCCGTGGAGAGACCTTTTTCAAAAGAGACATCAACTGGAGATTTAA
- a CDS encoding type II toxin-antitoxin system VapC family toxin: protein MLKLYLDTSAILKRYLTEPGTEAADLIYEKAEAGELTIVFSLWNLGEVLGVLDEKLRRGWLTKDQYDETLAHFANELLKLIRLKTLEIVPIQTPMLLDTWKLLLTHHIYEADALQIASSQYSQADALLTGDEKLVQASAHAGIETINLTKNQNELEARLKQTHKAKKRD, encoded by the coding sequence TTGCTTAAACTCTACCTCGATACAAGTGCAATTCTAAAACGATACCTAACCGAACCTGGAACCGAAGCAGCTGATTTAATATATGAAAAAGCAGAAGCAGGTGAACTGACGATAGTTTTTTCGTTGTGGAACCTCGGCGAAGTGTTAGGTGTCCTTGATGAAAAACTCCGAAGAGGCTGGCTAACCAAAGATCAATATGACGAAACATTAGCACATTTCGCCAACGAACTGTTAAAGCTCATACGTCTAAAAACACTTGAAATCGTTCCTATTCAAACTCCGATGTTGCTGGATACATGGAAGCTACTGCTGACCCACCACATCTACGAGGCTGACGCGCTCCAAATAGCCAGTTCTCAGTATAGCCAAGCTGATGCTCTATTGACAGGGGATGAAAAACTTGTCCAAGCAAGTGCCCATGCAGGAATAGAAACCATTAACCTAACTAAAAACCAAAATGAATTAGAGGCACGCCTAAAACAAACGCACAAAGCGAAAAAGCGGGATTAA